The following is a genomic window from Opitutus sp. GAS368.
GTAGAGCTTCAACTTCTGATCGGCAAAGGTCATGACCGGGTCAAAGCTACCGAAAACCTGCCCCGGCTGCCGGCGCAGCCTGGCCGGCAACGGCCGCTGGCCGTAATTCCATTCCGTCGGGAAAAACAGCGGCTTGGGGTCATACAGCTGCGCCCGCTCCCGGAGAATCACATCATCCGGGTTTGTGCTGGCGCCGGTCAGCCGCACGAATGGCACCGTGATCGCCGGCGTTACGGCCATTGCCGGCGGTTTGGTCCGCATCCCCATCCACCACATACCGGTGACGGCGATCCCGCAGGCCAGGCTGACCCAGACGCGTCGCTTCACCTCGATTTTGCCGATGCGCATCGTTCCTCCCGTCTATCGCGGCGCCGCCGCAGGGATGGGGGACTCCGTTGGCACGACAATGTAAGCGAAGCCCACGGCCTTGGCCATGGTGCACAAATCCAGAATCGACTGCCACGATACCTGCCGGTCCGCATTCACCTGCATCACGGCACCCGGATGTTTTTTGATGTAGGCTTCCATTTGCTTCCTTAATTCCGTCATGGAATAAATACCATCCTCGAACATGACGACGTTGTCCCGCTGGTAGCTCACCACCACGTAGGTGGCCCCGGCGCCCACAGCCGGCTGGACCGGCACTGCTGCGCCATCCGTCCCCACCCCGATCACTATGCCGGGCGCAAGGACGAAGCGTGAACCCAGCAGGCTGAAAAACAGCACAATCATCCCGACATTCACCCACGCGACGAAATTCAGGTCGCGCGGCGGCGGACTCATCCGCGACTCCAGGTCGAGCGGGCGCGTGATCATTTTTTCTCCCCGGGATCGCCGCGGTAGTCGCGCAGCAAAAAACGCATGAGTTCGCTGCCCGCCCATTCCATGTCCTGCACGAGCGCCCGCACGCGGCCCGTGAGAAAATGCCGCGCCAGGAGCGCCGGGATCGCCACGACCACGCCGGCCGCCGCCGTGAGCAGCGCCTCCCACATGCCACCGGCCAGCACGACGGGCGTCGCGTAGTTGCCGCCCTGGTTGAAGAGCCAGAAGGTCTTGATCATCCCGAGGAGCGTGCCCAGCAGCCCGAACAACGGCGCGATCTGCGCGATGGCCGCGAGCGCGCTGATGCGCCGCTCCAGCACCGGGATCTCGACGATCGCCGCCTCCTGGATGGCGAAGCGCATCGCCTGCTCGTCGTCCGTGGCGTGCCGCAGCCCGGCCTTCACGACCTTGGCCACCGGCCCGGGCGTCTCTTCGCACAGGGTCAGGGCCTCCATCAGCCGCTGTTTCTGCAGCAGATTCTTGATGCCGCCGAGGAATTCCGTCGAACGGATCTGGCCGCGGTGCAGGAACAGCGCGCGCTCGATGAAAAGGACGATCGCCGCCAGCCCGAGCAGGACAAGCAGCCACATCACGGGGCCGCCCTTGGCGAAGACACTGTAGCTGAAAGCCGTCATGGGGTGCCGCGCATCATGCGACGGGGCCGGGGCGCGTAAATGCCAAAGCTCGTCACGGCTTGGTCCCTCCCGCCGCGCCGAACCGGGCCAGCTTGGCCTGCGCCTGCGCGGCGCCGGCGAGCTTATGGTCCACGATCAACTGGTAGGCGCGCTGCGCCTCGTCGAGCCGGCCGGCATCCTCGTGGATCTGGCCCAGCTCGAGCAGCGCGCGCGAAACCCAGTAGCGCCCCTTGGCGCCAAGCTTCGCCGCCTGCGCGGGGTCGAGCAGGAACGCGTCCACCACCGACCAGAACACCGTCTGCGCCTTGGCCGGCTGCGTGCGCTTGGCCAGCGCATAGCCCCACTTGTAGCCCGCCTCGGCGCGCAGGTCGACCGGCGCCGACGGCAGGTCGCGCAACCGCTCGAAAATCGCCGCGGCGCTCTCGTAGTTCACCACGCTGTTGGCCCCCTGCGCGAAGAGGCTGTCGGCCAGCGCGAGCTGCGCGAGCAGCACGTCGGGATGGAGGCTGTAGTTGTTGATGAGATCCTCATACACCTGCCGGGCCTGCGGGAAAAAGTTCAGCTTCCGCAGCAGGTCGCCCTGCTTCAGCCGCGCATAGAACACCAGTTCGTCCCGCGGGTAGGTCTTGATCAGCGTCTCCAGCAGCTTGTTGGCCTCCTCCAGCTGCCGGTCGAGGCCCTGCCGCTCGAGGTTGAGCGCCGCCTCATACAGCGCCAGCGGGGCGTATTCGCTCTGCCGGTATTCCGGCGTGTCCACGAAGCTGATGAGCACGCGCTGCGCCCCGGCCATGTCGCCGCGCTGCGTCAGGTGGCCGGCCTGCACCAGGTAGGAATACTGGGCCGCGGCGGTGGTGCGGTAATCGGCGCGCAGCTGGTCGAGCAGCGCCACGCCCTCGGTGTCGCGGCCGAGCGCGAGCAGCGCCTGGGCCTTCAGCAGCTGGGCCGTGCTGGTGACATTGACGCGGAGCGCCTCCTCCAGCGGCCCGCCCTTTTGCAGCAGCGCCAGCAATTCGTCCGCCTGCCGCAGCGCCGTGTCGGGCTGGCTGTTGTCGAACGACAGCTTGGCGCGCAGCCACATGAGCCGGATGCGCAATTCCTCCGGCACGCCCTGGGCGCCGCCGGCCAGCAACCGCTCCACGCGGGCCTGGGCCGCCGCCGCCTGGCCGCGCGCCTGCATCTCCTTGATCAGGTTCCATTCCGCCTGCCAGCGGCTCAACGCATCGAAGCCGGCCAGCGTCGAGGACTCGTCCAGCTGCTTCGCCGCCGCGTCGAGCTGGTCGGCCCGGATGTCGGAGAGCACCCGTTGAAAAATCAGGGTGCCGGCTTTTTCGACCGCCGGCAGCTCGTGCAGCGCCGCCGCGTAGGCGTCGGCGGCGTTCTTGTAGTCCTCCGAGCGGAAAAACGCCTCGGCCAGCAGCACGCCGAGCTCGGCGTGCTCCCGGCCCTCGGGGATGACCGCGCGCAGTTGCACGGCGACGTCCGCCGCCGAGCGGTAGCGCTTCAAGTCCCACGCCACCGCCAGCCGCACGCCCAGCGCCTCGGGTTTGAGCGGTGAGCCCGGATAACGTTCCAGCAAGGCCCGCGCGTCCTCCTCGGCGGGCGCGTAATCCTGGTCCACCAGTGCCGCCCGCCCCCGCGCCAGGATCAGGTCCTCGATGATCGGGTGTTGGGTGGGTGCGCTGATGAGGTCGCTCAGGTCGCGCCGCAGTTGGAGGCGCTCCGCCGGAGTCTTCGCCCCGCGCGCCAACAGCTGCAAAGCCAGTCGTTGGGTGTCCGGCCGCTGGCCGTCGCGCAGCAGTTGCCGGAAGGCCTGGTGGCCCGCCACGCTGCCCTCGCCGGCGATGAGCCCCAGCATCAGGCCGAGCTGGTCGGCCGCGTCACGCTCCGTCGGCGGCAGCACGGACAGCTGGCGCTGTAGCACCGCCTGCGCCTCCGCCGCCCGGCCAAGGCCGGCCAGCGCCGCCGCGTAGGTGCGCACATAGGTGTAGCCGGTGCGCTGGCCCTGGAAACGCTCCATGTTGCCCCGCAGGGTCGCGAGCTGGGCTTCGTTGGCCCGCCCCAGGCGCAGCCGCGACTGCTCCTGGCCGAGCACAAAGCGCGCGCGCTGCAGATCCGACACCGCGGCCCGCCCCGCCTGGTCATAAAGATTGTTCGCCGGCACGATCTCGCCCTCGGCATCGGCCACGCTGGCCTGCAGGAAAAGCCACCAGCCGCGGTCGGCCGCCGGCAGGTCATCGGCCTTGCCCGCCGCCAGCGCCGCCTTGGCCGCGGCGGTGCGCCGGCCCGTCACGGCAATGAGGCCGGCGCGCAGCTGATAGGCGGTGTTGCGCGGGCCGTCGTAACCCTGCAGCGTGCTTTCCGCCGGGCCCAGCTCGCCGGCATCAAGC
Proteins encoded in this region:
- a CDS encoding tetratricopeptide repeat protein, with the translated sequence MKLARLLLLSLSLAAARLTAQVAGPSPLVPDQATAQLVPGGWIVAEGRANAALQAGFPATAAAGFRELLRDPALPAETKQRVTLALVTALLDAGELGPAESTLQGYDGPRNTAYQLRAGLIAVTGRRTAAAKAALAAGKADDLPAADRGWWLFLQASVADAEGEIVPANNLYDQAGRAAVSDLQRARFVLGQEQSRLRLGRANEAQLATLRGNMERFQGQRTGYTYVRTYAAALAGLGRAAEAQAVLQRQLSVLPPTERDAADQLGLMLGLIAGEGSVAGHQAFRQLLRDGQRPDTQRLALQLLARGAKTPAERLQLRRDLSDLISAPTQHPIIEDLILARGRAALVDQDYAPAEEDARALLERYPGSPLKPEALGVRLAVAWDLKRYRSAADVAVQLRAVIPEGREHAELGVLLAEAFFRSEDYKNAADAYAAALHELPAVEKAGTLIFQRVLSDIRADQLDAAAKQLDESSTLAGFDALSRWQAEWNLIKEMQARGQAAAAQARVERLLAGGAQGVPEELRIRLMWLRAKLSFDNSQPDTALRQADELLALLQKGGPLEEALRVNVTSTAQLLKAQALLALGRDTEGVALLDQLRADYRTTAAAQYSYLVQAGHLTQRGDMAGAQRVLISFVDTPEYRQSEYAPLALYEAALNLERQGLDRQLEEANKLLETLIKTYPRDELVFYARLKQGDLLRKLNFFPQARQVYEDLINNYSLHPDVLLAQLALADSLFAQGANSVVNYESAAAIFERLRDLPSAPVDLRAEAGYKWGYALAKRTQPAKAQTVFWSVVDAFLLDPAQAAKLGAKGRYWVSRALLELGQIHEDAGRLDEAQRAYQLIVDHKLAGAAQAQAKLARFGAAGGTKP
- a CDS encoding biopolymer transporter ExbD; protein product: MITRPLDLESRMSPPPRDLNFVAWVNVGMIVLFFSLLGSRFVLAPGIVIGVGTDGAAVPVQPAVGAGATYVVVSYQRDNVVMFEDGIYSMTELRKQMEAYIKKHPGAVMQVNADRQVSWQSILDLCTMAKAVGFAYIVVPTESPIPAAAPR
- a CDS encoding MotA/TolQ/ExbB proton channel family protein, whose translation is MTAFSYSVFAKGGPVMWLLVLLGLAAIVLFIERALFLHRGQIRSTEFLGGIKNLLQKQRLMEALTLCEETPGPVAKVVKAGLRHATDDEQAMRFAIQEAAIVEIPVLERRISALAAIAQIAPLFGLLGTLLGMIKTFWLFNQGGNYATPVVLAGGMWEALLTAAAGVVVAIPALLARHFLTGRVRALVQDMEWAGSELMRFLLRDYRGDPGEKK